A single window of Leptospira yasudae DNA harbors:
- a CDS encoding sensor domain-containing diguanylate cyclase produces the protein MNRENEYNHEKFFNYSLDLHAIQRMDGVILQINQSFQRVMGWTNEDLQGRTHFHLLHPDDVESSLKEFEQLNEGVSHLSIENRCRCSDGTYKYFSWTAFPDMESGRIYVTGRDITELVETNLKVNQLAADLKEANDQLLEQAYSDPLTRLKNRRAFNENMNCIVHQSLIKGHPLSLLMIDVDYFKDYNDQFGHPAGDQVLIDLSSLLTQTLRQHDVIARYGGEEFIVAMPNTSEATAMQIAEGLLQIIREFPWKRRSVTISIGVSTLSGNQKSQIENNVHLMNLIESADRALYHSKVTGKDRATHSSRIVSESQSL, from the coding sequence ATGAACCGGGAAAACGAATACAATCATGAAAAATTCTTCAACTATTCCCTAGATTTACACGCAATCCAAAGAATGGACGGAGTCATTCTTCAAATCAATCAATCCTTTCAGAGAGTCATGGGATGGACCAACGAGGATTTACAAGGACGCACACACTTCCATCTTCTGCATCCCGACGACGTCGAATCCAGCCTGAAAGAATTCGAACAACTAAACGAAGGAGTTTCACATCTGTCGATTGAAAACCGATGCAGATGTTCGGACGGAACGTATAAATATTTTTCATGGACCGCGTTTCCCGATATGGAATCCGGTCGTATTTACGTAACCGGAAGAGATATTACGGAACTCGTCGAGACAAATCTGAAAGTCAATCAACTCGCTGCGGATCTCAAGGAAGCGAACGACCAATTACTGGAACAGGCATATAGCGACCCATTGACAAGGCTTAAAAATAGAAGAGCCTTTAACGAAAACATGAACTGCATCGTTCATCAATCTCTTATCAAAGGACATCCCCTCTCGCTGCTGATGATCGACGTGGATTACTTTAAGGATTATAACGATCAGTTCGGTCATCCGGCCGGAGATCAGGTTTTGATCGACCTTTCCTCGCTTTTGACTCAGACGTTACGCCAACACGACGTTATCGCAAGATACGGCGGAGAAGAATTTATAGTCGCCATGCCGAATACTTCGGAAGCGACCGCAATGCAAATCGCGGAAGGGCTACTTCAAATCATTCGTGAATTTCCCTGGAAAAGGAGATCGGTAACGATCAGCATCGGGGTTTCCACTCTCTCCGGAAATCAAAAATCCCAGATCGAAAACAACGTTCATCTTATGAATCTGATAGAATCCGCCGACCGGGCCTTGTATCATTCTAAGGTGACCGGAAAAGATCGGGCGACTCATAGTTCTCGAATCGTTTCCGAAAGTCAATCCTTGTAA
- the lsa19 gene encoding adhesin Lsa19, translated as MIRLLTAIAVLSLCTVCKPKEAESSDAVVTFLKGKASVVETGKELSPLANVTEKQSVKTDADAVLDLTSKLGSFRLLGGSTATLSALNADSASFQVSEGNVLIKAAKLAKGQSLLVDTPTVVAAVRGTQFWGRVNGKDESGTFAVREGAVEITRKSDNAKVLIEAGQAVDLKPGDKDLKARTAAKEELAAMEQIDQMK; from the coding sequence ATGATCCGTTTACTAACAGCGATCGCTGTTCTTTCTCTTTGCACAGTCTGTAAACCGAAAGAAGCCGAAAGTTCCGACGCAGTCGTCACCTTTCTCAAAGGAAAGGCTTCCGTCGTCGAAACGGGAAAGGAACTTTCTCCCCTCGCAAACGTGACCGAAAAACAATCCGTGAAAACCGATGCCGATGCGGTTTTAGATCTTACTTCCAAACTCGGAAGTTTCCGTCTTTTGGGCGGAAGTACGGCGACCTTGTCTGCTCTCAACGCGGACAGCGCTTCCTTTCAAGTGAGCGAAGGAAACGTTTTGATTAAGGCCGCCAAACTCGCCAAAGGTCAGAGCCTTCTCGTCGATACTCCTACCGTTGTGGCCGCAGTTCGCGGAACTCAATTTTGGGGAAGAGTGAACGGGAAAGACGAATCCGGAACCTTTGCGGTTCGAGAAGGAGCCGTCGAGATCACCCGTAAATCCGACAACGCAAAAGTTCTGATCGAAGCCGGACAAGCCGTGGATTTAAAACCGGGCGATAAGGATCTGAAAGCAAGAACGGCCGCAAAAGAAGAATTAGCCGCAATGGAGCAGATCGATCAAATGAAATGA
- a CDS encoding chloride channel protein: MITIAELLRSRVLVLSKKNPFMLSRLTFFYLILGVAGGLFSAAFWMLLEYLIRFASAVSGVYTIPFMAGSGLLIGLIIHFLGEPGEISLVIDNIRFRGGKLDASQNPSMALSSLLSISAGGSAGPEAPLVQITGSFGNWFAEKLGLTGEEYRSMTIAGMAAGFTSLFGSPLGGALFALEILQHRHVVEYYKALLPAFLSSTSAFFVFLWMTHAGLQPTWQFPQYVPGDIQDFLYALLLGGIGASLGWLFHGLFIANRWAYSKIPGPIYWKTLLGGLVLGFIAWQIPLTRFFGHDQLNQIVEGKFTLLFLVALIFWKTFAITTTVSTGWRGGIIIPLFFLGACAGKLLFGILPSENESFLMICLMAAVNSSVTKTPISTTILLSELTGLYSFTPVLIASLSGYFLSPKEPFIKTQGKEG, encoded by the coding sequence ATGATCACGATCGCGGAACTTCTTCGATCCAGGGTTTTGGTTCTTTCCAAAAAGAATCCGTTCATGCTTTCGAGGCTCACGTTTTTTTACCTGATCCTCGGAGTCGCGGGAGGACTTTTTTCCGCCGCGTTTTGGATGCTCTTGGAATATCTCATCCGTTTCGCATCCGCGGTTTCCGGCGTTTATACGATTCCGTTTATGGCAGGTTCCGGTTTATTGATCGGGCTCATCATCCATTTCTTGGGAGAACCCGGAGAAATCTCATTAGTAATCGATAATATACGGTTTCGAGGCGGAAAACTCGACGCGAGTCAAAACCCTTCCATGGCTCTTTCTTCGTTGCTGAGCATTTCGGCGGGGGGAAGCGCGGGACCGGAAGCGCCTCTTGTACAAATCACCGGTTCCTTCGGAAACTGGTTCGCGGAAAAACTCGGACTTACGGGAGAAGAATACAGATCCATGACGATCGCCGGAATGGCCGCGGGTTTTACCTCTCTTTTCGGTTCCCCTCTCGGAGGCGCGTTATTCGCTCTTGAGATCCTTCAGCACAGACACGTAGTCGAATACTATAAGGCTCTTCTGCCTGCGTTCTTATCCAGCACGTCCGCATTCTTCGTATTTCTTTGGATGACGCACGCCGGTTTGCAGCCTACTTGGCAGTTTCCGCAATACGTTCCCGGAGACATTCAGGATTTCTTATATGCTCTTTTGTTGGGGGGGATCGGCGCGTCCTTGGGCTGGTTGTTTCACGGGTTGTTCATCGCAAACCGCTGGGCGTATTCCAAAATTCCCGGACCGATCTATTGGAAAACCTTATTGGGCGGTCTCGTATTGGGTTTTATCGCATGGCAGATTCCGTTGACCCGATTTTTCGGACACGATCAGCTCAATCAGATCGTGGAAGGAAAATTCACTCTCCTCTTTTTAGTCGCGTTGATTTTCTGGAAGACGTTCGCGATCACTACCACCGTTTCCACCGGTTGGAGAGGAGGAATCATCATTCCTCTGTTTTTTCTCGGAGCCTGCGCCGGAAAACTTTTGTTCGGAATTCTTCCCAGCGAAAACGAATCCTTTCTGATGATCTGTCTGATGGCTGCAGTGAACTCTTCCGTAACCAAAACTCCGATATCGACGACGATTTTGTTATCCGAATTGACCGGTCTTTACAGTTTTACTCCGGTTTTGATCGCTAGTCTGAGCGGATATTTTCTATCACCGAAAGAGCCGTTCATCAAAACGCAAGGGAAAGAAGGTTAG
- a CDS encoding cupin domain-containing protein: MTSNSNPEPRESWEDFVFPNEVFDPSRADAELEEIFHLQALSSLNEIRPESSVRDTILSSLLVDGTPAEEFLFVRSGETSLWKKSPFDGVEYKILNHDTKRQTVTLMIRMEPNAVFPAHAHSCAEDCLLIKGDLSIAGATMQAGDFHRANAGSKHKKFTTASGAEFLIVTGESDFSASGKFFS, from the coding sequence ATGACTTCGAACTCCAATCCGGAACCGAGAGAAAGCTGGGAAGATTTCGTTTTTCCGAACGAGGTCTTTGATCCTTCTCGCGCGGACGCGGAACTCGAAGAAATCTTTCATTTACAAGCGCTTTCTTCTTTAAACGAAATCCGACCCGAATCTTCCGTAAGAGATACGATTTTATCCTCCCTTCTTGTGGACGGAACTCCGGCCGAAGAATTTCTCTTTGTCCGAAGCGGCGAAACCTCTCTCTGGAAAAAGAGTCCGTTCGACGGAGTGGAATACAAAATTCTCAACCACGATACAAAACGACAAACCGTAACGTTGATGATACGCATGGAACCGAACGCGGTTTTTCCGGCGCACGCTCATAGTTGCGCGGAGGATTGTCTTTTGATAAAAGGCGACTTAAGCATCGCAGGAGCTACGATGCAGGCGGGAGATTTTCACCGTGCAAACGCAGGATCCAAACACAAAAAATTCACCACCGCATCGGGCGCGGAATTCCTCATCGTAACGGGAGAATCCGACTTCTCCGCTTCCGGGAAATTTTTTTCCTAA
- the purM gene encoding phosphoribosylformylglycinamidine cyclo-ligase: MEEKITYKSAGVDTEKGQEFVRKIKQNVESTHGPRVLGGLGGFAGAYDVSVLKKYNQPILLSGTDGVGTKIEIARLLNTFDTVGIDLVAMCVNDILVCGGEPLFFLDYIACGKLDPEKMEKIVAGIVHGCKLSNAALLGGETAEHPGTMKEDEFDLAGFVVGAVEKDQMIDGSTIRPGDKILGLESSGPHSNGFSLIRKLLLKDGKHLPSDPEQVKFLKEYALKPTRIYVSSILKLLQKGPVKGMVHITGGGYQENVPRVLPAGSQAKFFKDKIPSGYFFEKIKKDHKLDELELFATFNMGIGYMLVVSDENVNSAREFLESTGESVHLIGEIVSGKKEEVIFV; this comes from the coding sequence ATGGAAGAAAAGATCACATACAAAAGCGCGGGTGTGGACACCGAAAAAGGACAAGAGTTCGTCCGAAAGATCAAACAAAACGTGGAATCCACACACGGCCCGAGAGTTCTCGGAGGTCTCGGCGGTTTTGCCGGAGCTTACGACGTCAGCGTTCTTAAAAAATACAATCAACCCATTCTGCTTTCCGGAACCGACGGCGTCGGAACCAAAATCGAAATCGCCCGACTTCTAAATACCTTCGACACGGTGGGAATCGATCTCGTCGCGATGTGCGTAAACGACATTCTCGTCTGCGGAGGAGAACCTCTTTTCTTTTTGGATTATATCGCCTGCGGAAAACTCGATCCCGAAAAAATGGAAAAGATCGTCGCGGGTATCGTTCACGGATGTAAGTTGTCCAACGCCGCATTGCTCGGAGGAGAAACCGCGGAACATCCCGGCACGATGAAAGAGGACGAATTCGATCTCGCCGGTTTTGTGGTCGGCGCGGTGGAAAAGGATCAAATGATCGACGGTTCTACGATTCGTCCCGGGGACAAAATCTTGGGACTCGAATCCAGCGGTCCTCACAGCAACGGATTTTCACTCATTCGCAAACTTCTCCTAAAGGACGGAAAACATCTTCCTTCCGATCCGGAACAAGTCAAGTTTCTCAAAGAATACGCTCTCAAACCGACGCGCATCTACGTTTCCAGTATATTAAAACTTCTGCAAAAAGGTCCCGTCAAAGGAATGGTTCACATCACGGGCGGAGGTTATCAGGAGAATGTTCCGAGAGTTCTTCCGGCCGGATCACAGGCGAAGTTTTTCAAGGACAAGATTCCTTCCGGATATTTTTTCGAAAAAATCAAAAAGGACCACAAACTCGACGAACTCGAATTATTCGCGACGTTCAATATGGGAATCGGTTATATGCTCGTCGTTTCCGACGAAAACGTAAACTCCGCCAGGGAATTTTTGGAATCCACGGGAGAATCGGTTCATCTGATCGGCGAGATCGTTTCCGGTAAGAAAGAAGAAGTAATCTTCGTCTAA
- a CDS encoding pyridoxal phosphate-dependent aminotransferase yields MRRNIVHSGADALIYEIRQIVAVAKKLEALGLQITYENIGDPIQKGETIPDWMKEIVSNLVLKDKSWAYTATQGYEPTRKFLAEKVNERGGAQITADDLLFFNGLGDAVAKIFGFMRREARVLGPSPAYSTISSAEAAHSGYEHLTYNLLPEHNWMPDLEDIENKVRYNDSIAGILLINPDNPTGAVYDKTLMKKIVAICEKYDLMLICDETYAHVNYSDHGPLHLSEVIGDKVPGMALRSISKEFPWPGGRCGWLEIFNKDKDPVFSRYVKSLLDAKMLEVCSTTLPQMAIPEVYSHPDFIPHLKRRNEKFKKRAQAATEYFAGMKGVKVVEPKGAFYLTVAFDDGVLNSKMKLKVENQKADEFIQPLLGSAANDRRFVYYLLASTGICVVPLSAFCTLKDGFRVTLLEENEEKFDWIYKTLRDKIAEYIASA; encoded by the coding sequence ATGAGAAGAAACATCGTTCACAGCGGAGCGGACGCTCTGATCTATGAAATCAGACAGATCGTAGCCGTCGCAAAAAAACTGGAGGCTCTCGGTCTTCAGATCACGTATGAAAACATCGGAGATCCGATTCAAAAGGGAGAAACGATTCCCGATTGGATGAAAGAAATCGTTTCCAACCTCGTGTTGAAAGACAAATCTTGGGCCTATACGGCCACGCAAGGTTACGAACCGACCCGTAAATTTCTCGCCGAAAAAGTGAACGAAAGAGGCGGAGCGCAGATCACCGCGGACGATCTTTTATTCTTCAACGGACTCGGAGACGCAGTCGCGAAAATTTTCGGTTTTATGAGAAGAGAGGCCCGCGTTCTCGGACCGAGCCCCGCGTATTCCACGATTTCCTCCGCGGAAGCCGCGCACAGCGGATACGAACACCTAACGTATAACCTTCTCCCCGAACACAATTGGATGCCCGATCTCGAGGACATCGAGAACAAGGTGCGTTACAACGATTCCATCGCGGGAATTCTTTTGATCAATCCGGACAATCCGACCGGCGCAGTATATGATAAAACCTTAATGAAGAAGATCGTAGCCATCTGCGAGAAATACGATCTCATGCTGATCTGCGACGAAACCTACGCGCACGTGAATTATTCCGATCACGGACCTCTTCATCTTTCGGAAGTCATCGGGGACAAGGTTCCCGGAATGGCGCTTCGATCCATATCCAAGGAATTTCCTTGGCCGGGCGGACGCTGCGGATGGCTCGAAATTTTCAACAAGGACAAGGACCCGGTTTTCAGTCGTTACGTAAAATCGCTGTTAGACGCCAAGATGCTCGAGGTTTGTTCCACCACTTTGCCGCAAATGGCGATTCCGGAAGTGTATTCGCATCCGGATTTTATTCCTCATTTAAAGCGAAGAAACGAGAAGTTCAAAAAACGCGCTCAAGCAGCGACCGAATACTTTGCGGGAATGAAAGGTGTAAAGGTCGTCGAGCCCAAAGGCGCGTTTTATCTGACCGTGGCGTTCGACGACGGAGTTCTGAATTCCAAGATGAAGTTGAAGGTGGAGAATCAAAAGGCGGACGAGTTCATTCAGCCGCTTCTCGGCTCCGCCGCAAACGATCGAAGATTCGTGTATTATCTGCTTGCCTCCACGGGAATCTGCGTGGTTCCTTTGTCCGCCTTCTGCACGTTAAAGGACGGATTTAGAGTGACCCTTCTCGAGGAGAACGAGGAAAAGTTCGACTGGATCTACAAAACTCTTCGCGACAAGATCGCGGAGTACATCGCTTCCGCCTAA
- a CDS encoding S1C family serine protease codes for MEFLRSLPKVVVINGILFTVLIVVLIFPKDCSLSSLFSGKRPISPGEQKSAIEIQNSFRNVYHLVKDSVVSIRTKKSESISSPYHYFDFRNERLASFGSGFFVHEKGYIVTNYHVIEGAESIEVITSNGSVHSAKYVGSHERADIALLKIREGSGLKPIVFGDSDQIEVGDWAIAIGSPFGLERSFSVGVVSAKYREDLDETGQTHIQTDSMINPGSSGGPLLNIYGEVIGINRLIRSETGRNSGIGFAIPSNYALKIIRMIESNQGRHIRPAILGVMATVPLPDHRIALGIPESWTGVLVYDMDPQSSAELGGIKRYDFILEANGTPIKNINDLREQVGIVGLGGKIKLRIYREKAMLELPVKLIQK; via the coding sequence ATGGAATTTTTACGCTCGCTCCCGAAGGTAGTCGTAATCAACGGAATACTTTTCACCGTTCTGATTGTGGTTCTGATTTTTCCCAAGGATTGTTCGTTGTCTTCTCTTTTCTCCGGCAAACGTCCGATCAGCCCCGGCGAACAAAAGTCGGCGATCGAAATTCAGAATTCTTTTCGCAACGTATATCATCTTGTGAAGGATTCCGTCGTTTCGATCCGCACGAAAAAAAGCGAATCGATTTCCAGTCCGTATCACTACTTCGATTTTAGAAACGAGAGATTGGCTTCTTTCGGAAGCGGATTCTTCGTGCATGAAAAAGGTTATATCGTCACGAACTATCACGTGATCGAAGGCGCGGAAAGCATAGAAGTCATCACTTCGAACGGAAGCGTTCATTCCGCGAAATACGTGGGAAGTCACGAACGAGCGGACATCGCACTTTTAAAAATCAGGGAAGGTTCCGGTCTAAAGCCGATCGTCTTCGGAGATTCGGATCAAATCGAAGTCGGGGACTGGGCGATCGCGATCGGTTCTCCCTTCGGTTTGGAACGTTCCTTCAGCGTCGGAGTCGTTTCCGCAAAATATAGGGAAGATTTGGACGAAACCGGTCAGACCCATATCCAAACCGACAGCATGATCAACCCGGGCAGCAGCGGCGGCCCGCTTTTGAACATCTATGGAGAAGTCATCGGAATCAACCGTTTGATCCGAAGCGAGACTGGACGGAACTCCGGCATCGGTTTTGCGATTCCAAGCAACTATGCGCTGAAGATCATTCGTATGATCGAGTCTAATCAAGGCAGACATATTCGACCTGCGATTCTCGGAGTGATGGCTACCGTCCCGCTTCCGGATCACAGGATCGCATTGGGGATTCCGGAATCTTGGACGGGAGTTCTTGTCTACGACATGGACCCGCAATCTTCGGCGGAACTCGGCGGAATCAAACGTTACGATTTTATTCTCGAGGCGAACGGAACTCCGATCAAAAATATTAATGATCTGCGCGAACAGGTTGGAATAGTGGGATTGGGGGGCAAGATCAAGCTCCGCATCTACCGGGAGAAGGCGATGCTCGAACTTCCGGTTAAGCTGATTCAGAAATAA
- a CDS encoding sensor domain-containing diguanylate cyclase produces MYHEIKYDIEKFFDYSLDMLCIARIDGYIFKINPSFQKAFGWATEELLAFHSYSYIHPEDVEPTYKVIEELNQGIPILSFQNRYRCSDGNYKNFSWTAFPDRSAGLIYAIGRDITEIVESNRRLNQLAAELKNANDRLFEQASTDPLTKLKNRRTFNEELQFLIDTARQKKGFLSLIMIDVDHFKEYNDRFGHPAGDRVLVRLACVLTETLRVSDLLARFGGEEFVIALPDMPEVKAIEVAERLVTTVRKQFWENTPITISAGIATLDFGKPADQSPYADCASAIIEEADQALYRSKANGRNCHTHSSKTF; encoded by the coding sequence ATGTATCACGAAATCAAATACGATATCGAAAAGTTCTTCGACTATTCTCTCGATATGCTTTGTATCGCGAGAATCGACGGATATATTTTCAAGATCAATCCTTCCTTTCAAAAAGCATTCGGTTGGGCAACCGAGGAATTGCTGGCATTCCATTCTTATTCTTACATTCATCCGGAGGACGTGGAACCGACTTACAAAGTGATCGAGGAACTCAACCAAGGAATTCCCATTCTCTCGTTTCAAAATCGTTATCGTTGTTCCGATGGTAACTATAAGAATTTTTCCTGGACCGCGTTCCCGGATCGGTCCGCCGGTTTGATTTATGCGATCGGAAGAGACATCACCGAAATCGTGGAATCGAATCGGAGGCTCAACCAGCTCGCAGCCGAACTGAAAAACGCAAACGATCGATTGTTCGAACAGGCTTCCACCGACCCGCTCACGAAATTAAAAAACAGAAGGACCTTCAACGAAGAATTACAATTCTTAATCGACACAGCTCGGCAAAAGAAAGGATTTCTTTCTTTGATCATGATCGACGTCGATCATTTCAAAGAATACAACGACCGTTTCGGTCATCCTGCCGGAGACAGGGTTCTCGTTCGATTGGCTTGTGTTCTTACCGAAACGCTTCGCGTAAGCGATCTTTTGGCCCGATTCGGCGGGGAAGAATTCGTAATCGCCTTGCCCGATATGCCGGAAGTGAAGGCGATCGAAGTTGCGGAACGATTGGTGACGACGGTTCGAAAACAATTCTGGGAAAACACTCCGATTACAATCAGCGCGGGAATCGCAACCCTCGATTTCGGAAAACCTGCGGACCAATCCCCTTACGCGGATTGCGCTTCCGCAATCATCGAGGAAGCCGATCAGGCCTTATACCGTTCCAAAGCAAACGGAAGAAATTGTCACACGCACAGTTCAAAAACATTCTAA
- a CDS encoding sensor domain-containing diguanylate cyclase, with translation MSYKKEYNLEKFYQYSLDLFSIQRLDGTVISVNPSFHRILGWTEKELLGNNPFHLLHPDDQDTIKEFEKLDGGIPRTSIQNRVRCRDGSYKHFAWTGYPDLEAGLVYITGRDITETIESNQKISQLASELKEANDRLFEQATTDPLTKLKNRRAFTEELQYLMHYAVNHKSQLSLLMIDVDHFKEYNDKFGHPAVDAILVNLAKLLTETLAKNAAVARYGGEEFIVALPDTSKDLAIEIAEKLTSAVREFNWENRKVTISIGASTTGPMLNEINNAFDTKELIEKADRALYVSKANGRNRVTHIRSEE, from the coding sequence ATGAGTTATAAAAAGGAATACAATCTCGAAAAATTCTATCAATATTCCCTGGATTTATTTTCGATCCAGAGACTGGATGGAACGGTCATCTCGGTGAATCCTTCGTTCCATAGAATTTTGGGATGGACCGAAAAGGAACTTCTCGGAAATAACCCTTTTCATCTGCTGCATCCGGACGATCAGGATACGATTAAAGAATTCGAAAAATTGGACGGGGGCATTCCGAGAACTTCCATTCAAAATCGGGTTCGCTGTAGAGACGGGAGTTATAAACATTTCGCATGGACGGGATATCCGGATCTAGAAGCGGGATTGGTGTACATCACCGGAAGGGATATTACCGAAACGATCGAGTCGAATCAAAAAATCAGCCAACTCGCATCCGAACTCAAGGAAGCCAATGACCGACTGTTCGAACAAGCCACGACCGATCCTTTGACAAAACTGAAAAATAGAAGGGCCTTTACGGAAGAGCTTCAATATCTGATGCACTACGCAGTGAATCATAAAAGCCAACTTTCGTTACTCATGATCGACGTGGACCATTTCAAAGAGTACAACGACAAATTCGGTCATCCCGCGGTGGACGCCATATTAGTGAATCTTGCCAAGCTGCTAACGGAAACTCTTGCCAAAAACGCGGCCGTGGCCCGATACGGGGGAGAAGAATTCATCGTAGCTTTACCGGACACGTCGAAAGACCTCGCGATCGAAATTGCGGAAAAACTAACGTCCGCAGTCCGAGAATTTAATTGGGAAAATAGAAAAGTAACGATCAGCATAGGAGCTTCTACAACCGGTCCGATGTTAAACGAAATCAACAACGCTTTCGACACGAAAGAACTTATAGAAAAAGCCGACAGAGCTCTGTACGTCTCAAAAGCAAACGGAAGAAATCGAGTCACTCACATCCGTTCGGAAGAATAA
- a CDS encoding aminopeptidase, protein MSEPNFNSLDTKNNRKFKSAVKIGRIGFLVVLCFTLQGCVGYLWHLGTGQLDILLKRKSIESVLQDPNTQPDVKDKLKEVESFREYGIKELALDPSAGFKSYVQLDREELGWHVAACYPLKLESYTWWFPIAGTVPYKGYFDLAKAKEEEKELKEKGFDTRIRITAGYSTLGWFEDPVFSSQLDGKPHEIASLVFHEMAHATVYFPGDSLFNESYASFVEEEGAFRYLESIEGKESAIKKEILLHKEESKKLKKLLVETAGKLKTLYATGAADSAKLEGKQKIFQEFKNTLLSLKGEFKTIDVEKLAAKNWNNEDFVGYLRYHSGTDFFKNEFVKAGGDFAKFHERMRALVNLSGEERKNLLQTK, encoded by the coding sequence ATGTCAGAACCTAACTTCAATTCTCTCGATACGAAGAACAACCGTAAATTCAAAAGCGCTGTGAAAATAGGAAGAATCGGATTCTTAGTCGTTCTTTGTTTCACTCTGCAAGGTTGTGTGGGTTATCTCTGGCATTTGGGAACGGGGCAGCTCGACATTCTACTCAAGCGAAAGTCGATCGAATCCGTATTACAGGACCCGAACACGCAACCGGACGTCAAAGACAAACTGAAAGAAGTCGAAAGCTTCCGCGAATACGGAATCAAAGAATTGGCTCTCGATCCTTCGGCCGGATTTAAGTCGTATGTGCAACTCGATCGGGAAGAATTGGGTTGGCACGTAGCCGCCTGTTATCCTTTAAAATTGGAATCGTATACCTGGTGGTTTCCGATCGCGGGCACGGTTCCTTACAAAGGATACTTCGATTTAGCAAAAGCAAAGGAAGAGGAAAAAGAACTCAAAGAAAAAGGATTCGATACGAGAATCCGAATTACCGCCGGATATTCCACGCTCGGCTGGTTCGAAGATCCGGTCTTTTCCTCTCAGCTCGACGGGAAGCCGCACGAGATCGCCTCACTCGTGTTTCACGAAATGGCGCACGCGACCGTGTATTTTCCGGGCGATTCCTTATTTAACGAGAGTTATGCGAGTTTCGTAGAAGAAGAAGGCGCATTCCGCTATTTGGAATCGATCGAAGGAAAAGAAAGTGCGATCAAAAAGGAAATTCTACTGCACAAGGAAGAATCCAAGAAGCTCAAAAAGCTTCTCGTGGAAACCGCAGGCAAACTCAAAACGTTATACGCCACGGGCGCAGCCGATTCCGCAAAACTCGAAGGAAAACAAAAAATCTTTCAGGAATTTAAGAATACGCTCTTATCTTTAAAGGGAGAATTCAAAACGATTGATGTAGAAAAGCTCGCCGCAAAAAACTGGAACAACGAAGACTTCGTGGGTTATCTTCGTTATCATTCCGGCACGGATTTTTTTAAAAACGAATTCGTAAAGGCCGGCGGCGACTTCGCCAAGTTTCACGAAAGAATGAGAGCGCTCGTAAATCTCTCCGGCGAAGAACGCAAGAACTTACTTCAGACAAAGTAG
- a CDS encoding sigma-70 family RNA polymerase sigma factor yields the protein MSASSFFGKNSSEAQSLLEGIVRKDPKSIEKFYDLYGSMLYSVIYKILMNREEAEEILQEVFTILWNKADQFNPERSSPLTWMTTIARNAAVSKLRSSDYKNRKQSAEFQEIFTEKPGVARDSVFQAAMDSSLRARVREAIASLAPEISILLQEAYWSGLSQSEIAEKYELPLGTVKSRIRTGLLELRDKLKDWS from the coding sequence GTGTCCGCATCCTCTTTTTTCGGGAAGAATTCTTCCGAGGCGCAGTCTCTCCTCGAAGGAATCGTCCGAAAAGATCCCAAGTCGATCGAAAAATTCTACGATCTCTACGGTTCGATGCTCTATTCCGTAATTTATAAAATTCTAATGAATCGGGAAGAAGCGGAGGAAATTCTCCAGGAAGTATTCACGATTTTGTGGAACAAGGCGGATCAATTCAATCCCGAACGGTCTTCTCCCTTGACTTGGATGACTACGATTGCGCGTAACGCGGCGGTTTCCAAGTTGCGTTCTTCCGATTATAAGAATCGAAAACAAAGCGCCGAGTTTCAGGAAATCTTTACGGAGAAACCGGGAGTTGCCCGGGATTCCGTGTTTCAAGCGGCAATGGATTCTTCGTTGCGGGCGCGGGTTCGCGAGGCGATTGCTTCTTTAGCTCCGGAAATTTCGATTTTGTTGCAGGAAGCGTATTGGAGCGGGCTCAGTCAGAGCGAAATCGCGGAAAAATACGAACTTCCTTTAGGAACGGTGAAGTCGCGGATTCGAACTGGACTTTTGGAATTGCGCGACAAACTCAAGGATTGGTCGTGA